A single region of the Granulicella aggregans genome encodes:
- a CDS encoding FG-GAP-like repeat-containing protein yields the protein MLLLTLVACSLSSSSQVLSTPSHTNPKFLAKMEARQKRSSESLPTTRSERRFMSPFERQVLPALKAMKNSAGEPVLSAIAKPMPNATQLQGVSVNFPGFVAAPAIGVAPATDAYIIDSTAVGDFNGDGLADLATLNGDGELNIALNPGKGKFSSSAITHVDTSALDTYVSYIAAADLNGDGKADLVGLDYVDNDFLVWISNGDGTFKSPVIYNVSTTSGAELYNGGGLVVGDVNGDSVPDIVVLTTSQNYTAAINDYLSTFTVQSYINRGDSSFSSPQTESDSQVPGAAFPQQGEGLILADMNGDGNLDLAIEVTNQSGAELTGLVIANGDGTGAFSNATYTAATVSSFSLVTSNFSVADLNGDGSPDVLFNVGDGNVYVSFNDGKENFSGPKVAVPLQPSRYAFALADLNGDGKPDIVTYDDGAISLYPGNGDGTFSSTASSRVVGASQRPYNLPTIADFNGDGLPDVLDIDTQQSTAILDYGLAGGKLAGAAAVSYPSLDPTAASIYTLPASNLSVFAEGDANGDGYPDIIAEDLTNIVADQNVVPFVTLLNDGKGNFTKVIAQSAAEVAAVAGVDSHFVDLNGDGIPDLVELSATGYGYAAGKGDGTFSAYTPISLGISPACPMNYATTGDLTGKGSNDIVFAYPGDQECSGSVVTPSGYFVSINDGKGHFTTKFYPSGLQLLNVALGDFNGDGKLDLAFNDNYAYDDYTNVYLAMGNGNGTFSTPTTILSGYLVTSLRVADYNQDGKPDVALSTAGLLQAGPYGYSVIPGTQGVLLMPNQGSASFGPPTLVAQGTLPFGAAFADFNNDGLPDLAISAYSQYDDNDQYGVVTYPNLGGGDFGPYLSEEMGTFSTFTFVDDFNHDGAPDVLAVNDSANGLFLNQGASALKLVASQASAVQGASVTLTATLTTTFTANAPQGNIVFSTGGAMLGTGAISGGVATLTTAALPVGTNLITAAFAGDGNFNAASATESVAVTALAPAIALQSSSASLSLPQGNTGSITIGVTANTTYNGSVSFTASGAEQGLIVTVSPSTVTLTHGAMQMVTVVVASASSTEITALGKLGGFGASAGGVGLAAILFFLPRKRRKKWHTLTIAMVAGLLLVVGATGCGGSAAAKVAAKGQSTITITATPSVSGATAQTTTLTVTVQ from the coding sequence TTGCTCTTGTTGACTTTGGTGGCCTGCTCACTCTCATCTTCTTCCCAGGTTCTCTCGACGCCAAGCCACACCAATCCCAAGTTCCTGGCGAAGATGGAGGCACGGCAGAAGCGCTCCAGCGAGTCGCTGCCGACGACCCGCTCAGAACGTCGTTTTATGAGTCCGTTCGAACGCCAGGTATTGCCCGCCCTGAAGGCCATGAAGAACAGCGCCGGAGAGCCTGTACTGTCAGCCATCGCCAAACCTATGCCGAATGCCACCCAGTTGCAGGGGGTGAGTGTGAACTTTCCTGGATTTGTGGCCGCGCCTGCCATTGGAGTAGCTCCTGCCACCGATGCCTACATCATTGATTCAACTGCCGTTGGAGACTTCAACGGAGACGGACTTGCCGATCTGGCCACGCTCAACGGAGACGGCGAGCTTAACATTGCGCTCAATCCCGGCAAGGGTAAATTCTCCTCCTCCGCGATTACCCATGTCGACACCTCAGCTTTGGACACGTATGTCAGTTACATCGCAGCCGCCGACCTAAACGGCGATGGCAAAGCCGACCTGGTCGGCCTCGACTACGTGGACAACGACTTCCTGGTCTGGATCAGCAACGGAGACGGGACCTTCAAGTCTCCGGTGATTTACAACGTGTCGACGACCTCCGGGGCCGAGCTTTACAACGGCGGGGGGCTGGTGGTCGGCGATGTGAATGGCGACTCCGTTCCCGACATCGTGGTGCTGACCACGTCGCAGAACTATACCGCCGCAATCAACGACTACCTGAGCACGTTTACCGTGCAGAGCTATATTAACCGGGGAGACAGCAGTTTTAGCTCTCCGCAAACGGAGAGCGACTCGCAGGTTCCTGGAGCTGCATTCCCGCAGCAAGGGGAGGGGCTGATCCTGGCGGATATGAATGGTGATGGAAACCTTGACCTGGCGATCGAGGTCACCAACCAGTCGGGCGCCGAACTCACCGGACTCGTCATTGCCAACGGCGATGGAACCGGCGCGTTCAGCAACGCCACCTATACCGCAGCCACAGTCTCAAGCTTCAGCCTAGTGACATCGAACTTCAGCGTCGCGGATCTGAATGGCGACGGAAGCCCTGACGTTCTGTTCAACGTCGGAGATGGCAATGTCTACGTCTCGTTCAACGATGGCAAGGAAAACTTTAGCGGGCCCAAAGTTGCCGTTCCTCTGCAGCCCTCGCGCTATGCGTTTGCGCTCGCCGATCTGAATGGCGATGGTAAGCCGGACATTGTGACCTATGACGACGGTGCAATCTCCCTGTATCCGGGTAACGGCGATGGAACCTTCTCGTCGACGGCAAGCTCTCGCGTGGTCGGTGCAAGCCAGCGTCCGTACAACCTGCCGACGATCGCCGATTTCAACGGCGACGGCCTGCCCGACGTATTGGATATCGATACCCAGCAGTCAACCGCGATCCTCGACTACGGACTGGCGGGCGGGAAACTGGCGGGCGCCGCCGCGGTGAGCTACCCTTCGCTCGACCCGACGGCCGCTTCGATCTATACACTGCCCGCGAGCAATCTGAGTGTATTCGCGGAAGGCGATGCAAACGGCGACGGTTATCCGGACATCATTGCGGAGGATCTGACCAACATTGTGGCCGACCAGAATGTAGTCCCATTCGTTACCCTCCTCAACGACGGCAAGGGAAACTTCACGAAGGTGATCGCGCAATCGGCGGCTGAGGTTGCCGCGGTGGCCGGAGTGGACTCGCACTTTGTCGACCTGAACGGCGATGGCATCCCGGATTTGGTGGAGCTTTCGGCGACGGGCTATGGCTACGCGGCCGGCAAGGGGGATGGAACGTTTTCGGCATACACCCCGATCTCGCTGGGGATCTCGCCGGCCTGCCCAATGAACTACGCCACGACGGGCGATCTGACCGGTAAAGGTAGCAACGACATCGTCTTTGCCTATCCGGGAGACCAGGAGTGCAGCGGCTCCGTTGTCACGCCATCCGGCTACTTCGTCTCTATCAATGACGGCAAGGGACACTTCACCACGAAGTTCTATCCCTCGGGCCTGCAGTTGCTCAATGTGGCTCTTGGAGACTTCAACGGCGACGGCAAGCTGGATCTGGCCTTCAACGACAACTACGCCTACGACGACTACACGAACGTGTATCTTGCCATGGGCAACGGAAACGGCACCTTCAGCACGCCGACGACGATCCTTTCCGGATATCTGGTTACGTCGCTGAGGGTCGCGGACTACAACCAGGACGGCAAGCCGGACGTTGCGCTGAGCACCGCGGGGCTCCTACAGGCTGGACCTTACGGCTATAGCGTCATACCCGGAACGCAAGGCGTGCTGTTGATGCCGAACCAGGGCAGCGCCAGCTTCGGCCCTCCCACGCTCGTTGCCCAGGGAACACTTCCTTTCGGCGCGGCCTTTGCGGACTTCAACAACGACGGCCTGCCCGATCTCGCGATCTCCGCCTACTCTCAGTATGACGACAACGACCAATACGGGGTGGTGACGTATCCGAATCTTGGCGGCGGCGATTTTGGCCCGTATCTCAGCGAAGAGATGGGAACGTTCAGCACCTTCACCTTTGTCGATGACTTCAATCACGATGGGGCACCGGATGTGCTGGCGGTCAACGACTCGGCAAACGGCCTGTTCCTGAATCAAGGGGCTTCCGCCCTGAAGCTCGTAGCGTCTCAGGCCTCGGCGGTGCAAGGGGCAAGCGTCACGCTCACGGCAACGCTCACCACGACCTTCACCGCCAACGCGCCGCAGGGCAACATCGTGTTCAGCACGGGCGGCGCCATGCTTGGGACCGGTGCGATCAGCGGAGGCGTTGCCACCCTGACTACAGCGGCGCTCCCGGTGGGGACGAATCTCATCACGGCAGCCTTCGCGGGCGACGGCAACTTCAACGCGGCAAGCGCGACTGAATCGGTCGCAGTCACTGCGCTCGCGCCGGCGATCGCGCTACAGTCGAGTTCAGCTTCACTGAGCCTACCTCAGGGGAATACCGGCTCGATCACGATCGGGGTGACCGCCAACACGACGTATAACGGCAGCGTCTCCTTCACCGCCTCGGGTGCCGAACAGGGACTGATCGTGACCGTCAGCCCATCCACGGTGACGCTGACACACGGAGCGATGCAAATGGTGACGGTTGTGGTGGCAAGCGCCTCGTCCACGGAGATCACCGCTCTTGGCAAGCTGGGCGGATTCGGTGCCTCGGCAGGCGGGGTTGGCTTGGCGGCTATCCTCTTCTTTCTACCGCGCAAGAGGCGCAAGAAGTGGCACACGCTTACCATCGCCATGGTCGCCGGATTGCTGTTGGTTGTAGGAGCGACCGGGTGCGGCGGCAGCGCCGCCGCGAAAGTCGCCGCCAAGGGGCAATCGACCATTACGATCACCGCGACGCCGTCCGTTTCCGGCGCCACCGCGCAAACCACGACGCTCACCGTGACCGTGCAGTAG
- a CDS encoding Ig-like domain repeat protein, with product MQKQFQFALAFLVLLAVQAVSLGQTSKGREGAAPRIAANIDDTNLVTLSGNIPPQANAKSDLGAAPEALPLEQMILVLKRDPAQDASLARYLGELQNPGSANYHRWLTPQAFGQRFGVAQQDIARIAAWLKAGGFTVESTPAGGDLIAFSGTHAQLKAAFHTEIHQYKTASGIYWSNAGDPRIPAALAPVVAGFASLNNFPRHAMHTKPILIKRDSTTGKWAMADVAKGKPQFTTTVKGETYYGVGPSDFATMYNVGPLWNDGIDGTGQTIAIIGESDINPADVDYFRSTFGLPAKKLNVIYPTTDPGTNGSEVEAALDVEWSGAVAKNATIDLVTAPNTNTTAGIDIAALYTVTNNLAPIVSESWGGCELSFGVSGNQFYSELWQQADAQGMTVMVSTGDSGSAGCDQDQEYASYGLQVNGISSTPYTVAVGGTDLYGDYTDPSAYWNASNDATTLASAKSYVPEAAWNNSCANDLLFGALQTEGVTDGDPLAVCNDATLQPYYVTTGGGSGGASQCTVSDGVTPGSCSGGNPKPTWQADVPGIPADGVRDLPDVSLFAGNGLWGSFYIYCQSDDIGTGACDVNTALQAAGGTSFASPAFAGIMALVSQQTGTQLGNPNYILYKLAAQQYADPSKQTACQSGNAAAAPGCTFYDVTQGGNMVPCLAGTANCTTTSSTQQFGILPGYETNVGYDLATGLGSINAYNLASSWSTAASTTLPTVTALSATGSKTAIYGESFPIEVSVSASASTQTPSGDVAVLSNTTVAGYQGLRDGTLVGGKVQLDVGGTPGGTYSLFGRYEGDATFAASESSGLQITITPAASATSVIASRTSLVEGQKVTLSSTVSSSIPSGASPTGTLTFSDLTTGKTIGTSPLVADSDGTSSSGYVTVASSSLAAGANSIFATYSGDGNYSSSTSVGAAVTLTAPFTVAVTPAALTVSVGSGTAGSAMVAVTPVLGATIHAAQLVFSCQGTLPPGLSCSFATPVSGSDGSATSTLSVTYQTPVESATQQQRTSPAFALGGLGVLGLLLMPRKRRSAVRLFVLLAVVCVVFSGLSGCSGGGGAAAPVATSTTLTSSSAMPTYGSTVTLTASVAASVGSSSPTGTVTFSDGGITLCTQTIQIGSASCSTKTLAIGKDAIVASYGGDAAHSPSASGALLVDTTLTKTISVVVSDESGNSSTTPLAVTLQ from the coding sequence ATGCAGAAGCAATTCCAATTCGCGCTCGCCTTCCTCGTTCTTCTCGCCGTTCAAGCCGTTTCCCTCGGACAAACCTCCAAGGGACGCGAGGGCGCGGCGCCGCGCATCGCAGCCAACATCGACGACACCAATCTGGTGACGCTGAGCGGCAATATCCCCCCGCAGGCGAATGCAAAGAGCGATCTGGGCGCGGCGCCCGAGGCGCTTCCGCTGGAGCAGATGATTCTGGTGCTCAAGAGAGACCCCGCGCAGGATGCGTCGTTGGCTCGGTATCTCGGCGAACTGCAAAACCCGGGTAGCGCCAACTATCATCGCTGGCTGACGCCGCAAGCGTTCGGTCAGCGTTTCGGCGTGGCGCAACAGGACATCGCCAGGATCGCCGCATGGCTCAAGGCAGGCGGGTTCACCGTCGAATCGACGCCCGCGGGAGGCGACCTGATCGCCTTTTCGGGAACGCACGCGCAACTGAAGGCCGCCTTTCATACCGAGATTCACCAGTACAAGACCGCGAGCGGAATCTACTGGTCGAACGCCGGCGATCCGCGGATTCCGGCGGCTCTCGCGCCCGTCGTTGCCGGATTTGCCTCTCTCAATAACTTCCCGCGCCACGCAATGCACACCAAGCCCATACTGATCAAGCGAGACAGCACGACGGGTAAGTGGGCGATGGCGGATGTGGCCAAGGGCAAGCCGCAGTTCACCACCACCGTCAAGGGCGAGACGTACTACGGTGTGGGTCCGTCGGACTTCGCGACCATGTACAACGTGGGTCCTTTGTGGAACGACGGGATCGACGGCACCGGCCAAACCATCGCCATTATCGGCGAATCCGACATCAATCCAGCCGATGTGGACTACTTCCGTTCCACCTTCGGCCTTCCGGCGAAGAAGCTAAACGTAATCTATCCGACCACCGATCCCGGCACGAACGGCTCCGAGGTGGAGGCGGCGTTGGACGTGGAATGGTCGGGCGCTGTCGCCAAGAACGCTACGATCGACTTGGTCACGGCTCCCAACACCAACACCACAGCCGGCATCGACATCGCGGCACTCTACACCGTGACCAATAACCTGGCGCCGATCGTCAGCGAGAGCTGGGGCGGTTGCGAGCTTTCGTTTGGCGTCTCCGGCAACCAATTCTATTCCGAGTTATGGCAACAGGCGGACGCCCAGGGAATGACGGTCATGGTATCTACTGGCGACTCGGGTTCCGCTGGGTGCGATCAGGATCAGGAATACGCCAGCTATGGGCTGCAGGTGAATGGAATCTCCTCGACCCCCTACACCGTGGCCGTAGGTGGCACCGACCTCTATGGCGACTACACTGATCCTTCCGCGTATTGGAATGCGTCGAATGATGCGACGACGCTCGCATCGGCCAAGTCGTATGTGCCGGAAGCGGCGTGGAACAACAGTTGCGCCAACGATCTGCTGTTTGGGGCGCTGCAGACCGAAGGCGTGACCGACGGCGATCCCCTGGCCGTATGCAACGACGCGACTCTGCAGCCCTACTATGTGACCACGGGCGGCGGTTCGGGGGGCGCGAGCCAATGCACGGTGTCCGATGGCGTGACGCCTGGCAGTTGCTCGGGCGGCAATCCCAAACCAACGTGGCAAGCCGACGTTCCCGGTATTCCCGCCGACGGCGTTCGCGATCTGCCGGATGTCTCGCTGTTTGCTGGCAATGGACTTTGGGGCAGCTTCTATATTTACTGCCAATCCGACGATATCGGAACGGGTGCCTGCGATGTGAATACGGCGCTCCAGGCGGCGGGTGGAACGTCGTTCGCCTCGCCGGCCTTCGCGGGGATCATGGCGTTGGTCTCGCAGCAGACCGGAACGCAGTTGGGCAATCCCAACTACATCCTCTACAAACTGGCAGCGCAGCAGTATGCCGATCCGAGCAAACAGACGGCCTGCCAGTCGGGCAATGCAGCAGCCGCGCCGGGCTGCACCTTCTATGACGTAACGCAAGGCGGCAACATGGTTCCGTGCCTGGCCGGAACAGCCAATTGCACGACAACAAGCAGCACGCAGCAGTTCGGCATTTTGCCCGGCTACGAGACAAACGTCGGCTACGACCTTGCGACCGGGCTTGGATCGATCAACGCCTACAATCTAGCCTCGAGCTGGAGCACGGCGGCATCCACTACTCTTCCCACGGTAACCGCTCTCTCCGCGACCGGATCCAAGACGGCGATATACGGCGAATCGTTTCCGATAGAAGTCTCGGTAAGCGCCTCCGCCTCTACGCAAACGCCCAGTGGGGATGTAGCCGTGCTCAGCAACACGACCGTTGCCGGATATCAGGGCCTGAGGGATGGAACGCTGGTGGGCGGGAAAGTACAGCTCGATGTGGGCGGAACTCCAGGCGGGACTTACTCTCTGTTCGGCCGCTACGAAGGAGACGCAACCTTTGCAGCCAGCGAGTCCAGCGGCCTGCAGATCACGATCACGCCTGCTGCAAGCGCGACGAGTGTGATTGCGAGCCGGACAAGCCTGGTAGAAGGCCAGAAGGTCACCCTATCGAGCACGGTATCCAGCAGCATCCCCTCCGGCGCTTCGCCCACCGGGACGCTCACCTTTTCCGACTTGACCACGGGCAAGACGATTGGAACATCGCCCCTCGTGGCCGATTCGGATGGGACGTCTTCCAGCGGCTATGTCACCGTCGCCTCTTCGTCTCTGGCCGCAGGGGCCAATAGCATCTTCGCGACTTACTCGGGAGATGGCAACTACAGCAGCTCCACTTCGGTCGGTGCAGCCGTGACGCTGACCGCTCCGTTCACGGTCGCGGTGACTCCAGCGGCTCTGACTGTGAGCGTGGGATCGGGTACAGCAGGCTCGGCGATGGTTGCGGTCACTCCTGTTTTGGGGGCCACAATCCACGCCGCGCAGCTCGTCTTTTCGTGCCAAGGGACGCTGCCGCCGGGGCTGAGTTGTAGCTTTGCCACACCCGTATCGGGCTCCGATGGCTCCGCAACCAGCACGCTCAGTGTGACCTACCAGACGCCCGTCGAATCGGCAACACAACAGCAGCGGACGTCGCCCGCATTTGCGCTCGGGGGACTCGGAGTGCTCGGCTTGCTCCTGATGCCTCGCAAACGACGCAGTGCGGTACGTCTTTTCGTGCTGCTTGCAGTCGTGTGTGTAGTGTTCTCCGGTTTGTCCGGATGCAGCGGTGGCGGCGGCGCAGCGGCACCCGTAGCGACATCCACAACCCTTACCTCTTCCTCCGCCATGCCCACGTATGGAAGTACGGTCACATTGACTGCATCTGTTGCAGCAAGCGTAGGGTCCTCTTCTCCGACTGGAACCGTGACCTTTTCCGATGGCGGCATAACTCTCTGCACGCAGACGATTCAGATTGGCTCTGCAAGCTGTTCCACCAAGACTCTAGCCATAGGAAAGGATGCGATCGTCGCGAGTTACGGCGGGGATGCAGCGCATAGCCCATCTGCGTCTGGAGCGCTGCTGGTCGATACGACCCTCACCAAGACGATCTCTGTCGTCGTGAGCGATGAGTCCGGTAACAGCAGTACAACGCCTCTGGCCGTGACGCTTCAGTGA